From Erwinia pyri, a single genomic window includes:
- a CDS encoding phage late control D family protein produces the protein MTVNGVASAPAFRLTLEGADITQKIEKRLMSLTLTDNRGFEADQLDIELDDADGQLMLPRRGVVLTLALGWQGQPLIPKGSYTVDEIEHSGTPDRLTLRARSADFRATLNTRREKSWHKTTVGEIAREIAARNRLKLALGADVEKMAIDHLDQTNESDASFLMRLGRQCGAIACVKDGSLLFIRQGQGKTASGKVLPVITLKRKAGDSHRFTLADRDAYTGVIASWLNTREPARKDTSHVRRKRKRKETKKKEPEAKQGDYLIGTDENVLVLSRTYANRGNAERAAKMQWERLQRGVATFFVQLARGQAELYTEMPVKVSGFKQQVDAAEWIITTLTHSLGDSGFTTSLELEVKIDSLEME, from the coding sequence ATGACGGTAAACGGCGTAGCCAGCGCCCCCGCGTTTCGCCTGACGCTGGAAGGGGCAGACATCACGCAGAAGATAGAAAAGCGGCTGATGAGCCTGACGCTCACGGATAACCGGGGCTTTGAAGCGGATCAGCTGGATATTGAACTGGATGACGCGGACGGCCAGCTGATGCTTCCCCGCCGGGGCGTGGTGCTGACGCTGGCGCTGGGCTGGCAGGGGCAGCCCCTGATCCCGAAGGGCTCGTACACCGTGGATGAAATAGAGCATTCCGGTACGCCGGACAGGCTCACGCTGCGCGCCCGCAGCGCTGATTTCCGCGCAACCCTCAACACCCGCCGTGAAAAGTCATGGCACAAAACGACGGTGGGAGAGATTGCGCGGGAGATTGCCGCCAGGAACAGGCTGAAGCTGGCGCTGGGTGCTGACGTGGAGAAGATGGCGATTGATCACCTGGACCAGACCAATGAATCAGACGCCAGCTTCCTGATGCGTCTGGGGCGCCAGTGTGGGGCGATTGCCTGCGTGAAGGACGGCAGCCTGCTTTTTATCCGGCAGGGGCAGGGAAAGACGGCCAGCGGAAAAGTGCTGCCGGTGATCACCCTTAAGCGGAAAGCGGGGGACAGTCACCGGTTTACTCTGGCAGACCGTGATGCCTATACGGGAGTGATTGCCAGCTGGCTCAACACGCGCGAACCGGCCAGAAAGGACACATCACACGTCAGGCGAAAACGGAAGCGAAAGGAAACGAAGAAGAAAGAGCCGGAGGCGAAACAGGGGGATTACCTGATCGGTACGGATGAAAACGTGCTGGTACTGAGCCGGACCTATGCCAACCGGGGTAATGCGGAGCGGGCCGCGAAAATGCAGTGGGAACGGCTACAGCGGGGCGTTGCAACATTCTTCGTTCAGCTGGCACGGGGACAGGCGGAGCTTTACACGGAGATGCCGGTAAAGGTCAGCGGGTTTAAACAGCAGGTTGACGCAGCGGAGTGGATTATCACCACACTGACCCACAGCCTGGGCGACAGCGGCTTTACCACCAGTCTGGAACTTGAGGTGAAAATAGACAGTCTTGAAATGGAATAA
- a CDS encoding phage tail tape measure protein, with protein sequence MVDGTAPGDLLSNVSTALNAEAVRPVADRVTVQGAEIFSYRVEARLHLFDGVAAGLGVDLETATAAAGKLGDAGIQGSQAGTSLRSILARLASPPKAAAAALEQLNIKTKDARGNLRPLPDLLSEISARTRKMGNAEQAGLFKDIAGEEAFSGLNVLVEQAGSGQLQQLVAAVKAAKGEAGKVAGTMANNLDGDLKNLSSAWEDIGITLYDSVAGPVRAITKNITALTTSVGSWMTAHPKLTAAITGTGMALGVLITVMGAITLTAAAVLGPMALLRMSCSVLGIKAVSAFSLIRGAVGLMGNSIMWLGRLMMANPILAVIGLIAAGALLIWQNWDTLGPKFAALWEGISTKASAAWDSISTKISAVWDAIRTYTSTKWNEIVADVQALPARFQEAGSQMIDGLMAGISQKWEGLKSKLSSLTSYLPDWMKPDGGTPALPKASGSSPASATGFAGLYDSGGFIPSGQFGIAGENGPELVNGPARITSRRRTASLAAAAALTLGMAAAPAAARPVHPMSLPVKAPSAAVAVGTGSGQPPVIMQGKYEINIHQQPGQNVQDVADEVMRRIEAKERQAQARARSTYADRGGFDS encoded by the coding sequence ATGGTTGACGGCACGGCACCTGGCGACCTGCTGAGCAATGTCAGCACGGCACTGAATGCGGAGGCCGTGCGCCCTGTGGCGGACCGTGTGACCGTTCAGGGGGCGGAGATTTTCAGTTACCGCGTGGAGGCCAGGCTGCATCTGTTTGACGGCGTGGCGGCAGGGCTTGGCGTGGATCTGGAAACCGCCACGGCAGCGGCGGGCAAGCTGGGTGATGCTGGTATTCAGGGCAGCCAGGCGGGGACCTCGCTGCGTTCCATTCTGGCAAGGCTGGCCTCGCCGCCGAAGGCAGCCGCGGCTGCGCTGGAGCAGCTGAATATCAAAACCAAAGACGCGCGGGGAAATCTGCGTCCGCTGCCTGATTTACTCTCCGAAATCAGCGCCCGTACGCGGAAGATGGGTAATGCGGAGCAGGCAGGGCTGTTCAAGGATATTGCCGGTGAAGAGGCGTTTTCCGGGCTGAATGTCCTGGTAGAACAGGCAGGCTCGGGCCAGCTTCAGCAGCTGGTTGCCGCAGTAAAAGCGGCAAAAGGCGAGGCCGGTAAAGTCGCCGGTACGATGGCAAACAACCTTGATGGTGACCTGAAAAACCTGTCATCCGCCTGGGAAGATATCGGCATCACCCTGTATGACAGCGTGGCCGGTCCGGTCAGGGCCATCACAAAAAACATCACCGCGCTGACGACCTCAGTCGGCAGCTGGATGACTGCACACCCGAAACTGACCGCCGCCATTACCGGCACCGGCATGGCGCTTGGCGTGCTGATTACCGTGATGGGTGCGATAACCCTGACGGCTGCTGCGGTGCTTGGTCCGATGGCGCTGCTGCGCATGAGCTGTAGCGTGCTGGGCATTAAAGCCGTCAGCGCCTTCAGTCTTATCCGGGGCGCGGTCGGACTGATGGGCAACAGCATTATGTGGCTGGGCCGTCTGATGATGGCGAACCCCATTCTGGCCGTGATTGGTCTGATTGCTGCCGGTGCGCTGCTTATCTGGCAGAACTGGGACACGCTGGGACCGAAGTTTGCCGCGTTGTGGGAGGGCATCAGCACGAAGGCCAGCGCCGCGTGGGACAGTATTAGCACGAAAATTAGCGCCGTGTGGGACGCCATCCGCACCTACACCAGCACAAAGTGGAACGAAATTGTGGCGGACGTGCAGGCGCTGCCCGCGCGCTTTCAGGAGGCTGGCTCACAGATGATTGACGGCCTGATGGCGGGTATCAGCCAGAAATGGGAGGGGCTGAAAAGCAAGCTGTCCTCCCTGACCAGCTACCTGCCCGACTGGATGAAGCCGGACGGCGGGACGCCAGCCCTGCCAAAAGCCTCGGGTAGCAGTCCGGCGTCCGCCACCGGCTTTGCCGGGCTGTATGACAGCGGCGGGTTTATTCCGTCCGGCCAGTTCGGGATAGCGGGAGAGAACGGGCCGGAACTGGTGAATGGCCCGGCCCGTATAACCAGCCGCCGCCGTACCGCATCGCTGGCCGCTGCTGCCGCGCTGACGCTGGGAATGGCGGCGGCACCTGCCGCAGCCCGCCCGGTTCACCCCATGAGCCTGCCGGTTAAGGCACCTTCCGCAGCGGTGGCCGTAGGGACAGGATCCGGTCAGCCGCCGGTGATTATGCAGGGGAAATATGAAATCAATATTCATCAGCAGCCGGGGCAGAACGTGCAGGACGTGGCGGATGAAGTGATGCGCAGGATTGAGGCGAAAGAGCGGCAGGCGCAGGCCCGCGCGCGGAGTACATACGCAGACAGGGGAGGATTTGATTCATGA
- a CDS encoding phage tail protein, giving the protein MMMTLGLFVFMLKTVPYQQLQHQRSWRFPTNSRVGVRPSVQFLGPDNDTVTLSGVLLPELTGGRLTLFALEQIAELGCAWPLIEGSGAIYGMFVIESLSKTNTEFFSNGACRRIEFTLTLKRTDESLTEMLGSMSDQLAAIKSAATGAAGQMTTAIGGLLP; this is encoded by the coding sequence ATGATGATGACGTTAGGGCTGTTTGTTTTCATGCTGAAAACGGTGCCTTACCAGCAGCTGCAACATCAGCGCAGCTGGCGCTTCCCCACGAACAGCCGGGTGGGCGTGCGCCCGTCCGTGCAGTTTCTGGGGCCGGATAACGACACGGTAACGCTTTCAGGCGTGCTTCTCCCGGAACTTACAGGCGGACGCCTGACGCTGTTTGCGCTGGAGCAGATTGCAGAGCTGGGCTGTGCGTGGCCGCTGATTGAGGGCAGCGGGGCAATTTACGGGATGTTTGTGATTGAGAGTCTGAGCAAAACCAACACGGAATTTTTCAGTAACGGCGCGTGCCGGCGGATTGAATTCACCCTCACGCTAAAGCGTACGGATGAATCGCTGACGGAAATGCTTGGCAGCATGAGCGATCAGCTTGCTGCCATCAAAAGTGCCGCCACCGGTGCGGCCGGTCAGATGACCACCGCTATCGGAGGGCTGCTGCCATGA
- a CDS encoding DUF2732 family protein, with protein sequence MRNIETKEMQASPEVIESLLNAARMDERRNRAVVFSSRLTFLAEKIASGGVSTVEAAELIREEAEEIQRQAQELH encoded by the coding sequence ATGAGAAATATTGAAACGAAAGAAATGCAGGCCAGCCCTGAAGTGATTGAGTCTTTACTTAACGCGGCACGTATGGACGAACGTCGCAATCGTGCGGTTGTCTTTTCATCCCGCCTTACTTTCCTTGCGGAAAAAATTGCCAGCGGTGGGGTTAGCACCGTGGAAGCCGCAGAGTTAATCCGTGAGGAAGCTGAAGAAATTCAGCGTCAGGCACAGGAGCTGCATTAA
- a CDS encoding replication endonuclease, with translation MSGNCNAAAEIQQAYAYPWNIPRQAIASPYLTYEEINRRDQLIAAVSHARELLEAQPALVRIDVNRRLNELEKEHGVQRANAYLTKTFVERTLPRLELVNAQYRLGEMNHGTFTTLTENAGDNSRAATAAGALWELMRRFNRLPEMARADVDLLAGDVASFLFAELVQAHGQGSDESDYKYTHRIYMMAATITRELKQTPPLWEKVTSRLFDPEEVTPAIMRMQTEKWWKGRLRRIAAAWREHLQIALANVSKKHTPYASSMTVIEWREQKRRTREFLKGMELEDEEGNRISLIEKYDGSVANPAIRRCELMTRIRGFENICNEMGFVGEFYTITAPSRYHATIKTGYRNRKWNGASPADTQRYLCNVWQKVRAKLHREDIRIFGIRVAEPHHDATPHWHMLMFMLPENVDRVRQILRDYAYQEDSSELTTDKARKARFHAEAIDPEKGSATGYVAKYISKNIDGYALDGERDDESGKELKETAPAVSAWAARWHIRQFQFVGGAPVTVYRELRRMDDSETAHGLSVEFAAAHDAADAGDWAEYVNAQGGPFVRRDELAVRTWYQSSEECNEYGEETLRIKGVYATSVGEDTPILTRLVQWKIVAKRAVDLDVDLKGANAASRSSVNNCTGRSGSEDLTQPDRLPDLDFGSMSRKERRRHLAKIRADQPDKTSRIFRRSDKAEAACSRVIEQLRDLSGETISRGLAYRLIRGTETKIAGQWYSSTAQGELLMTKKRRESKSLLMRFNALARKHSRNANP, from the coding sequence ATGAGTGGCAACTGTAATGCTGCCGCTGAAATTCAACAAGCATACGCTTACCCTTGGAACATTCCACGGCAGGCTATCGCCAGCCCTTATCTCACCTATGAAGAAATTAACCGCCGTGATCAGCTGATCGCGGCTGTTTCGCATGCGCGAGAGTTACTGGAAGCCCAGCCCGCCCTTGTCCGTATTGATGTTAACCGCCGCCTCAATGAGCTGGAAAAAGAACACGGAGTTCAGCGGGCCAATGCCTACTTAACGAAAACCTTCGTGGAGCGGACATTGCCACGCCTTGAGCTGGTAAACGCGCAATATCGCCTGGGTGAAATGAACCACGGCACATTTACAACACTGACGGAGAATGCCGGAGATAACAGCCGGGCTGCTACCGCTGCCGGTGCGTTATGGGAGTTAATGAGGCGTTTTAACCGCCTGCCGGAAATGGCCCGTGCGGATGTTGATCTGCTGGCTGGCGATGTTGCCAGTTTTCTTTTCGCTGAACTGGTGCAGGCTCATGGCCAGGGCAGCGACGAATCAGATTATAAGTACACTCACCGCATCTACATGATGGCGGCTACCATCACGCGGGAGCTGAAGCAGACCCCGCCGCTTTGGGAAAAAGTCACCTCACGCCTGTTTGACCCGGAAGAAGTCACTCCGGCCATCATGCGGATGCAGACTGAAAAGTGGTGGAAAGGCCGCCTGCGCCGCATTGCCGCCGCATGGCGTGAACATCTTCAGATTGCCCTGGCTAACGTCAGCAAAAAACATACCCCTTACGCCAGCAGCATGACCGTGATCGAATGGCGTGAGCAGAAGCGCCGCACCCGTGAATTCCTTAAAGGAATGGAGCTGGAAGATGAGGAAGGAAACCGCATCAGCCTGATTGAAAAATACGATGGCAGCGTGGCTAATCCCGCCATCCGTCGTTGCGAGCTGATGACCCGTATTCGTGGCTTTGAAAATATCTGCAATGAAATGGGCTTTGTGGGTGAGTTCTACACCATCACCGCCCCATCGCGTTATCACGCCACTATCAAAACTGGCTACCGCAACCGTAAATGGAACGGAGCCAGCCCGGCAGACACCCAGCGTTATCTCTGCAACGTCTGGCAGAAAGTCCGCGCAAAGCTGCACCGTGAAGATATCCGCATTTTCGGCATCCGCGTGGCTGAGCCACATCATGACGCAACCCCGCACTGGCACATGCTGATGTTTATGCTGCCTGAAAATGTGGATCGCGTGCGTCAGATTCTGCGGGATTACGCATATCAGGAAGACAGTAGCGAACTGACTACCGATAAAGCCCGCAAGGCACGCTTTCATGCTGAAGCCATCGATCCGGAAAAGGGGAGTGCCACGGGTTACGTCGCTAAGTACATTTCCAAAAATATCGACGGATACGCCCTTGATGGCGAGCGGGATGATGAAAGCGGCAAAGAGCTGAAAGAGACTGCACCAGCCGTTTCAGCCTGGGCGGCACGCTGGCACATACGCCAGTTTCAGTTTGTTGGCGGCGCGCCGGTGACTGTTTACCGCGAACTGCGCCGCATGGATGACAGCGAAACCGCCCACGGCCTTAGTGTCGAGTTTGCTGCTGCGCATGATGCCGCCGACGCTGGCGACTGGGCTGAATACGTTAATGCGCAGGGCGGCCCGTTTGTTCGTCGTGATGAGTTGGCGGTACGTACCTGGTATCAATCATCGGAAGAGTGCAACGAATACGGAGAGGAAACCTTACGCATTAAAGGCGTCTATGCCACTTCAGTTGGCGAAGATACCCCAATCCTGACTCGCCTCGTACAGTGGAAGATTGTCGCGAAGCGGGCCGTTGATTTGGATGTTGACCTAAAGGGTGCGAATGCGGCCTCTCGGAGTTCTGTCAATAACTGTACGGGGAGATCGGGATCTGAGGATCTGACGCAGCCGGACAGATTGCCTGATTTGGACTTTGGCAGCATGAGCAGAAAGGAACGCCGCAGGCATTTGGCGAAAATACGAGCTGACCAGCCTGATAAAACATCTCGGATATTCAGGCGTTCTGACAAAGCAGAGGCGGCCTGCTCCCGTGTGATAGAACAGCTTCGGGATCTGAGTGGTGAAACGATAAGTCGCGGGCTGGCCTATCGTCTCATTCGTGGTACCGAAACAAAAATTGCCGGGCAATGGTATAGCAGTACAGCCCAGGGCGAACTATTGATGACTAAGAAAAGGCGTGAATCTAAGTCGCTTTTGATGCGTTTCAATGCTTTGGCAAGGAAGCATTCCCGCAATGCTAACCCTTAA
- a CDS encoding TraR/DksA family transcriptional regulator, whose product MADSMDLAQQREAENLARSLANVINRPVKISAFFCEECEAPIPEERRKALTGVTLCVTCKEAEELHAAHFKGASL is encoded by the coding sequence ATGGCCGATTCAATGGATTTAGCGCAGCAGCGCGAGGCGGAGAATCTGGCCCGCAGTCTTGCAAATGTGATTAATCGTCCGGTGAAAATCAGCGCTTTCTTTTGTGAAGAGTGTGAAGCACCGATCCCCGAAGAGCGCCGCAAGGCTCTCACCGGCGTTACTCTTTGCGTGACCTGCAAAGAAGCTGAGGAACTACACGCCGCGCATTTTAAAGGGGCGTCATTATGA
- a CDS encoding ogr/Delta-like zinc finger family protein codes for MMNCPLCGNAAHTRSSNQISTETKERYNQCQNINCGCTFKSLETISAIIMRPGEVKSVPPHPGRNQQQMLWL; via the coding sequence ATGATGAATTGTCCGCTGTGCGGTAACGCTGCGCATACTCGCAGTAGCAATCAAATTTCAACGGAAACTAAGGAGCGATATAACCAATGTCAGAACATAAACTGTGGGTGCACCTTCAAATCTCTTGAGACAATTTCAGCCATTATAATGCGACCGGGCGAGGTGAAGTCTGTGCCACCTCATCCTGGAAGAAATCAGCAGCAGATGCTTTGGCTGTAA
- a CDS encoding DNA adenine methylase produces MNTVLKWPGSKSRIMREISKHLPEGDRLVEPFAGSCAVMMKTEYPAYLVADVNPDLINLYRQIKEVPQQFIVLACRAFSDNRSEESYYTVREKFNHHLGLPLLERAAYFLYLNRNGYRGMCRYNQKGNFNVPFGNYDEPYFPLEEIKAFADKAQRATFICADFTETLNMLKAGDVVYCDPPYDGTFAEYHGGGFGKDKQYELASVLGEVANHHPVIASNSNTSLIKSLYRQFDLHQITAPRSIGVAAGKNKSAEEIIAVSRPVGTAVKYANPEIYPALTAEVNL; encoded by the coding sequence ATGAATACCGTCCTGAAATGGCCGGGCAGCAAATCCCGTATCATGCGTGAAATCTCTAAGCACCTGCCTGAAGGTGATCGCCTGGTGGAACCTTTCGCGGGTTCATGCGCTGTGATGATGAAGACGGAATATCCTGCTTATCTGGTGGCAGACGTCAATCCTGATTTAATTAATCTCTATCGCCAGATTAAAGAGGTCCCACAGCAATTTATTGTGCTGGCATGTCGTGCTTTTTCTGATAATCGCTCGGAGGAAAGCTATTACACCGTAAGGGAAAAGTTCAATCATCATCTCGGCCTGCCATTGCTGGAACGGGCCGCTTATTTCCTGTACCTGAACCGCAATGGTTATCGCGGCATGTGCCGCTATAACCAGAAGGGAAATTTTAACGTTCCTTTCGGGAATTACGATGAACCTTATTTCCCTCTGGAAGAAATTAAAGCTTTTGCGGACAAGGCACAGCGTGCCACGTTTATATGCGCTGATTTCACTGAAACGCTGAACATGCTGAAAGCCGGTGACGTGGTTTATTGCGATCCTCCCTACGATGGCACTTTTGCGGAGTATCACGGCGGCGGCTTTGGCAAAGATAAACAGTATGAGCTGGCCTCTGTTTTAGGTGAAGTGGCAAACCATCACCCGGTCATCGCATCCAACAGCAATACCAGCCTGATTAAAAGCCTGTATCGCCAGTTTGACCTTCATCAGATTACCGCCCCTCGCAGCATTGGCGTTGCAGCGGGTAAGAACAAAAGCGCAGAAGAAATTATTGCTGTCAGCCGCCCTGTCGGGACGGCTGTGAAATATGCAAATCCAGAGATTTATCCAGCCCTGACAGCTGAGGTGAATTTATGA
- the xerD gene encoding site-specific tyrosine recombinase XerD translates to MRRPQPAKGDDVQDSDLIEQFLDAMWIERNLAENTVASYRLDLMSLAGWLEHNATNLLRADAVDLQGFLAERIEGGYKATSSARLLSAMRRLFQYLYREKLRDDDPSALLASPKLPQRLPKDLSEAQIDRLLQAPSIEEPLELRDKAMLELLYATGLRVTELVSLTLNNVSLRQGVVRVIGKGDKERLVPLGEEAVHWLEHYLEYGRPWLLNGQTLDVLFPSSRARQMTRQTFWHRIKHYATLAGIDSEKLSPHVLRHAFATHLLNHGADLRVVQMLLGHSDLSTTQIYTHVATERLRQLHQQHHPRA, encoded by the coding sequence ATGCGGCGGCCGCAGCCAGCAAAAGGGGATGACGTGCAGGACAGCGATCTGATTGAGCAATTTCTTGATGCCATGTGGATAGAGCGTAATCTGGCCGAAAATACCGTGGCTTCTTATCGCCTGGATTTGATGTCACTGGCGGGCTGGTTAGAGCACAATGCGACAAATTTGTTGCGCGCGGATGCCGTGGATCTGCAGGGTTTTCTGGCAGAAAGGATTGAGGGCGGTTATAAGGCCACCAGCTCTGCCCGGCTGCTGAGCGCCATGCGCCGGCTGTTTCAGTACCTCTACCGTGAAAAGCTTCGCGATGACGATCCCAGCGCGCTGCTGGCTTCGCCAAAGCTGCCCCAGCGTCTGCCGAAAGATCTCAGTGAAGCGCAGATCGACCGCCTGCTGCAGGCGCCCAGCATTGAAGAACCCCTTGAGCTGCGTGACAAGGCGATGCTGGAGCTGCTTTATGCCACCGGACTGCGCGTTACCGAACTGGTCAGCCTGACGTTAAACAATGTCAGCCTGCGCCAGGGCGTGGTGCGGGTGATTGGTAAAGGGGATAAAGAGCGCCTGGTGCCGCTGGGAGAAGAAGCGGTACACTGGCTGGAGCACTATCTGGAATATGGGCGCCCCTGGCTGCTGAACGGCCAGACGCTGGATGTCCTGTTTCCCAGCAGCCGTGCCCGACAGATGACCAGGCAAACTTTCTGGCATCGCATCAAACATTACGCCACACTGGCAGGGATCGACAGTGAGAAGCTTTCGCCGCACGTGTTGCGCCACGCTTTTGCCACCCATTTACTCAATCATGGGGCTGATTTGCGTGTTGTACAGATGCTCTTAGGGCACAGCGATCTCTCCACCACCCAGATTTATACGCATGTCGCCACCGAGCGGCTGCGTCAGTTACATCAACAGCATCATCCTCGCGCCTGA
- a CDS encoding phage portal protein gives MSKRRNRTRTQPMPQPDNMTSGAASEAFTFGDPIPVLDRRELLDYVECVINDRWYEPPVSVDGLARTFRAAVHHSSPISVKCNILASTFIPHPLLSQQAFSRFALDYLIFGNAYLEKRTSRLGNALKLEPSLAKFTRRGLDLETYWYAHYGISTEPYEFEKGSVFHLMEPDINQEIYGLPGYLSAIPSALLNESATLFRRKYYLNGSHAGFIMYMTDPAQSQQDVDNIRGAMKSAKGPGNFRNLFMYSPNGKKDGIQIIPLSEVAAKDEFLNIKNVSRDDMLAVHRVPPQLMGIIPSNTGGFGDVEKASKVFVRNELMPLQKRFEELNVWLGEEVVKFSRYELESE, from the coding sequence ATGAGCAAACGCAGGAACCGCACCCGCACGCAGCCCATGCCTCAGCCGGATAATATGACCAGCGGGGCAGCGTCGGAGGCGTTTACCTTTGGCGACCCGATCCCGGTGCTGGACCGCCGCGAACTGCTGGACTACGTGGAGTGCGTCATCAATGATCGCTGGTATGAACCGCCCGTGAGCGTTGACGGGCTGGCACGCACGTTCCGCGCCGCCGTGCATCACAGCTCCCCCATCAGCGTGAAGTGCAATATTCTGGCGAGTACCTTTATCCCGCATCCGCTGCTGAGTCAGCAGGCATTCAGCCGCTTTGCGCTGGATTACCTGATTTTCGGCAATGCCTATCTGGAGAAGCGGACCAGCCGCCTCGGTAACGCACTCAAGCTGGAGCCGTCGCTGGCGAAGTTCACCCGGCGTGGCCTTGACCTGGAAACGTACTGGTATGCGCACTACGGCATCAGCACGGAACCCTATGAGTTTGAGAAGGGCAGCGTGTTTCACCTGATGGAGCCGGACATCAATCAGGAGATTTACGGCCTGCCAGGCTACCTGTCTGCCATCCCGTCGGCACTGCTGAATGAATCAGCCACGCTGTTCCGCCGCAAGTATTACCTTAACGGCAGCCATGCAGGTTTCATCATGTACATGACCGACCCGGCGCAGAGCCAGCAGGACGTGGACAATATCCGCGGTGCCATGAAAAGCGCGAAGGGCCCTGGCAACTTCCGTAACCTGTTTATGTACAGCCCGAACGGGAAAAAGGACGGCATTCAGATCATCCCGCTGTCTGAGGTGGCGGCGAAGGATGAATTCCTGAACATCAAAAACGTGAGCCGCGACGACATGCTGGCCGTGCATCGTGTGCCGCCGCAGCTGATGGGGATTATTCCCAGCAACACTGGCGGGTTCGGTGATGTTGAAAAGGCCAGCAAAGTGTTTGTGCGTAATGAACTGATGCCATTGCAAAAGCGTTTTGAAGAACTTAACGTTTGGCTCGGAGAGGAGGTAGTAAAATTTAGTCGTTATGAGTTAGAGTCTGAATAA
- the dsbC gene encoding bifunctional protein-disulfide isomerase/oxidoreductase DsbC: MKKHYLLLTLLMTAVSGLAHADDAAIQQSLKKLGLQQTEIQPSPLPGMKTVLTESGVLYVTEDGKQFIQGPLYDVSGGQPVNVTNKLLEKKVEALSSEMIVYKAPKEQHVITVFTDITCGYCRKLHSQMADYNALGITVRYLAFPREGMNGQVAKNMESVWCAADRKKAFSTAMNGGEVSPIDCKIDLSQQYKLGILYGIQGTPAILLQNGMMIPGYQGPQEMKQLLDSQKAGGQG, encoded by the coding sequence ATGAAAAAGCATTACCTGTTACTCACTTTGCTGATGACCGCCGTCAGCGGCCTTGCGCATGCGGATGACGCGGCGATCCAGCAGTCGCTGAAAAAATTGGGTTTACAGCAGACTGAGATCCAACCTTCGCCTCTGCCCGGGATGAAAACCGTGCTGACAGAGAGCGGCGTGCTCTACGTCACTGAAGATGGCAAACAGTTTATCCAGGGACCGCTGTACGATGTCAGCGGTGGCCAGCCGGTCAACGTCACCAACAAACTGCTTGAGAAGAAAGTGGAAGCGCTGAGCAGCGAGATGATCGTCTACAAAGCGCCGAAAGAACAACATGTGATCACCGTGTTCACCGACATCACCTGTGGCTACTGCCGCAAGCTGCACTCGCAAATGGCTGACTACAACGCGTTGGGTATTACCGTGCGTTACCTCGCTTTCCCGCGTGAAGGCATGAATGGCCAGGTTGCAAAAAATATGGAATCCGTCTGGTGCGCCGCAGATCGTAAAAAAGCGTTCAGCACCGCGATGAACGGCGGGGAAGTGTCGCCCATCGACTGCAAAATCGACCTTTCCCAACAGTACAAGCTGGGCATCCTCTACGGCATTCAGGGTACGCCAGCCATTCTGCTGCAAAACGGCATGATGATCCCAGGCTACCAGGGGCCGCAGGAGATGAAACAGCTGCTGGATAGCCAGAAAGCGGGCGGCCAGGGCTAG
- a CDS encoding TIR domain-containing protein, producing MHKTFLSYHHANEQDLKDEIIEKFGGANFIDKSVSDGDISTTISEESIMRKIREDYLADTTVTIVLIGNETKNRPFVNSEIQASLWGDNYNGLIGVIRDDIYDHVFTPATCSDGGCGCGLNLRKVGWGYDYYLPYLIKENHVYQTTVPHYNDTDVFCSLIKYSKFIKNPEFYIDQAFDKRKVMEPAAKRNAADVPAIRAKSLFSW from the coding sequence ATGCATAAAACTTTTTTGAGCTACCATCACGCAAACGAACAAGATTTAAAAGATGAAATAATAGAAAAGTTTGGGGGTGCTAATTTCATAGATAAATCCGTTAGTGATGGGGATATAAGTACGACAATTAGCGAAGAGTCCATTATGAGAAAAATTCGCGAAGACTACCTTGCTGATACGACGGTCACTATAGTGTTAATTGGGAATGAAACGAAAAATAGGCCGTTTGTTAATTCTGAAATACAAGCTTCACTTTGGGGTGACAACTATAATGGATTGATTGGTGTTATTAGAGACGACATTTATGATCATGTTTTTACTCCAGCAACATGTTCAGATGGAGGTTGTGGGTGTGGGCTCAACCTTAGAAAGGTCGGGTGGGGATATGACTATTACTTGCCTTATTTAATAAAAGAAAATCATGTTTACCAAACAACTGTCCCGCATTACAACGACACAGATGTTTTTTGCTCACTAATAAAATACTCTAAATTTATAAAAAATCCGGAGTTTTACATAGATCAGGCTTTTGATAAAAGAAAAGTCATGGAACCTGCAGCTAAAAGAAATGCTGCAGATGTTCCAGCAATTCGCGCAAAATCATTGTTTAGTTGGTAA